A genomic window from Micromonospora sp. WMMA1947 includes:
- a CDS encoding sugar-binding domain-containing protein — translation MTLLTPWGAALDAERVLPEYPRPQFARDSCLNLNGRWEYAITGSSTEPERYDGEILVPFSPESALSGVGRQLQPGETLWYRRPLTLPAGFHAAGSRLLLHFGAVDQTCRIYLNDVPVGGHTGGYLPFTCDITDALREDSNVLVVAVQDDSDTGHHSRGKQRLRRGGIWYTAQSGIWQTVWAESVPAVHLRSLTLTPLLDERCVEVTVHATADAGDAGIRILADGTAVAEATAPVGVAVRIPIPEVRQWSPEDPFLYDVTVELGADRVRSYFGMRSFGVGPDPDGVPRLLLNGRPYFHAGILDQGYWSDGMYTAPSDEAMIADIAAMKRLGFTMLRKHIKIEPLRWYYHCDRLGMLVWQDMVNGGSSYHPLVVTAPAVTPLRLPDRGRWRRRFGRADAGGRDRFRAELRDTVEHLRNVVSLAVWVPFNEGWGQFDAARIAREVAELDSTRTVDHASGWHDQGGGDLRSLHVYFRRFRVPRRRGDRRVLVLSEYGGYNLRVDGHAFSRKDFGYRRCRSAEELAEAFTRLHTEQIVPAIRAGLSATVYTQLSDVEDELNGLLTYDRRVVKLPEDVVRQVNARLRHQRF, via the coding sequence ATGACGCTGCTGACCCCGTGGGGTGCCGCGCTCGACGCGGAGCGTGTCCTGCCCGAGTATCCCCGCCCGCAGTTTGCCCGGGACAGCTGTCTGAACCTCAACGGCCGGTGGGAGTACGCGATCACCGGTTCGTCCACCGAGCCGGAACGCTACGACGGCGAGATCCTCGTGCCGTTCTCTCCGGAGTCCGCGCTCTCCGGCGTCGGGCGGCAGCTCCAACCGGGCGAGACGCTCTGGTACCGCCGTCCGCTGACCCTTCCGGCGGGCTTTCACGCTGCCGGTTCGCGCCTGTTGCTGCACTTCGGCGCGGTCGACCAGACCTGCCGGATCTACCTGAACGATGTTCCGGTCGGCGGCCACACCGGCGGGTATCTGCCGTTCACCTGCGACATCACCGACGCGCTCCGCGAGGACTCCAACGTCCTGGTCGTGGCGGTCCAGGACGACAGCGACACCGGCCACCACTCCCGGGGCAAGCAGCGGTTGCGCCGCGGCGGCATCTGGTACACCGCCCAGTCCGGGATCTGGCAGACGGTGTGGGCCGAGAGCGTGCCCGCCGTACACCTGCGGAGCCTCACCCTGACCCCGCTCCTCGACGAGCGGTGCGTCGAGGTGACGGTGCACGCGACGGCGGATGCCGGCGACGCCGGCATCCGGATCCTGGCCGACGGGACCGCGGTGGCCGAGGCCACCGCGCCGGTCGGCGTGGCCGTGCGCATCCCGATCCCCGAGGTACGGCAGTGGAGCCCCGAGGATCCGTTCCTCTACGACGTGACCGTCGAGCTGGGCGCGGATCGGGTGCGCAGCTACTTCGGCATGCGCTCGTTCGGTGTCGGACCGGACCCCGACGGCGTGCCCCGGCTGCTGCTCAACGGCCGGCCGTACTTCCACGCCGGGATCCTCGACCAGGGCTACTGGTCGGACGGCATGTACACGGCGCCCTCCGACGAGGCGATGATCGCCGACATCGCCGCCATGAAGCGACTCGGGTTCACCATGCTGCGCAAGCACATCAAGATCGAGCCGCTGCGCTGGTATTACCACTGCGACCGGCTGGGGATGCTGGTCTGGCAGGACATGGTCAACGGCGGCAGCAGTTACCACCCGCTGGTCGTCACCGCGCCGGCGGTGACGCCGCTGCGGCTGCCCGACCGGGGCCGGTGGCGGCGCCGGTTCGGCCGTGCCGACGCCGGTGGACGGGACCGGTTCCGGGCCGAGCTGCGCGACACCGTCGAGCACCTGCGCAACGTGGTGAGCCTCGCCGTGTGGGTGCCCTTCAACGAGGGCTGGGGGCAGTTCGACGCGGCCCGGATCGCCCGCGAGGTCGCCGAACTCGACAGCACCCGTACTGTCGACCACGCCAGCGGCTGGCACGACCAGGGCGGGGGCGACCTGCGCAGCCTGCACGTCTACTTCCGCCGCTTCCGGGTGCCGCGGCGACGCGGGGACCGCCGGGTGCTGGTGCTGTCGGAGTACGGCGGCTACAACCTGCGCGTTGACGGGCACGCCTTCAGCCGCAAGGATTTCGGCTACCGGCGGTGCCGGAGCGCCGAGGAACTGGCGGAGGCGTTCACGCGGCTGCACACCGAGCAGATCGTGCCCGCGATCCGGGCCGGTCTGAGCGCGACCGTCTACACCCAGCTGTCCGACGTGGAGGACGAGCTCAACGGTCTGCTCACCTATGACCGGCGCGTGGTCAAGCTTCCAGAGGACGTGGTGCGGCAGGTCAACGCGCGGCTGCGTCACCAGCGGTTCTGA